In a genomic window of Taeniopygia guttata chromosome 13, bTaeGut7.mat, whole genome shotgun sequence:
- the SNCB gene encoding beta-synuclein, which produces MEVFMKGLSKAKEGVVAAAEKTKQGVAEAAEKTKEGVLYVGSKTQGVVQGVTSVAEKAKEQASQLGEAAFSGAGNIAAATGLVKKEEFPADLKAEEVAQEAVEEPLVEPLLEPEGENYEEPPQEEYQEYEPEA; this is translated from the exons ATGGAGGTGTTTATGAAGGGCTTGTCCAAGGCCAAGGAGGGGGTGGTCGCCGCAGCTGAGAAGACCAAGCAGGGGGTGGCCGAGGCCGCGGAGAAGACCAAGGAAGGGGTCCTCTATGTGG GGAGCAAAACCCAAGGTGTGGTCCAAGGTGTAACCTCAG TGGCTGAGAAAGCCAAGGAGCAGGCGTCCCAGCTGGGCGAAGCCGCGTTCTCCGGCGCCGGCAACATCGCGGCGGCCACCGGGCTGGTGAAGAAGGAGGAGTTCCCTGCAGACCTGAAG GCAGAGGAGGTGGCCCAGGAAGCTGTGGAGGAGCCACTGGTGGAGCCGCTGCTGGAGCCAGAGGGGGAGAACTACGAGGAACCCCCACAG GAGGAATACCAGGAATACGAGCCAGAGGCATAA